The nucleotide sequence GCGGTGCTGCAGGAATCTCCCGGCGAATTCGACTTTGTGGTGTGGGAGATGGTGCTCATGGGACGCACGCCTCACAAGAAGATGTTTTCCCGCGAAACCGATGAAGACCATGCCCTGGTGGAAAGCGCGCTGGCGCAGGTGGGCATGTTGGACTTTGCCGAACGCAGCTTCGCCACGCTCTCCGGCGGTGAAAAGCAACGCGTGTTGATTGCCCGCGCCCTGGCCCAGCAGGCGCGCTTCCTCGTGCTGGATGAGCCCACGAACCATCTGGACGTGCGCTATCAGCTTGAGATTCTGGATCTGGTGCGCGGCTTGCAGGTAACGACGTTCGCGGCGCTGCACGATCTCAATCTGGCTGCAGCCTATTGCGACCGCATCTACATCATTGCGGCAGGACGGATCGTAGCGGCAGACGTGCCGGAGGCGGTGTTGCAACCTGAGCTCATTCGCGACGTGTTTGGTGTAGATGCCGAGGTGCAGATACACCCCCGCACCGGCAAACTCCATATTGTCTACCTTCCCGCCCACGCCTTGGCGCCGGC is from Chloroflexota bacterium and encodes:
- a CDS encoding ABC transporter ATP-binding protein → MNLRVEDVSWSVDSQPILQEVGAEVGAGEFVGILGPNGSGKSSLLRSIYRALKPDAGYISLNGDDVWKLDPREAARRTAAVLQESPGEFDFVVWEMVLMGRTPHKKMFSRETDEDHALVESALAQVGMLDFAERSFATLSGGEKQRVLIARALAQQARFLVLDEPTNHLDVRYQLEILDLVRGLQVTTFAALHDLNLAAAYCDRIYIIAAGRIVAADVPEAVLQPELIRDVFGVDAEVQIHPRTGKLHIVYLPAHALAPAATNGVPASSNGAPAASVMVGVD